GCACGGAAAGAGGGCACGGCAAAGTCAGGTGTACCCATAAAAATAATACGTGGCTGTGTACCCATCCCTATCCCTCCTCTGGTTCGAAAACGTTTTCTGCAATATCGATAAAGAGGATTCCGTTTAAGTGGTCTACTTCATGTTGAAGCGCACGCGCCAGGTAACCGTCCGCTTCCAACTCGAACGGCTCACCATAGCGGTCTTGTGCTTTTAAGGTTAGTCGCTCAGCTCGGCGAACATTGCCTAGTAACCTCGGGATACTTAAACACCCTTCTGGTGGGAGGATTTGCTCACCCTCCATATCGTATAGTTCTGGATTTACTGCTTCGATCAGACCATCACCAATATCTACGACGATGACCCGCTTTAAAATCGCCACTTGCGGTCCAGCTAAGCCTACGCCTGGAGCATCATACATCGTATCGGCCATATCATCTAATAGTTTATGAAGACGATCGTGGAACTTGGTAACATGCTTTGCTTTTTTCTTTAAAATCGGATCAGGGTATTGCACAATACGGCGAATTGCCATCATCATCTCCTCCATTTCCACTCTTTACTGTTGGTATTCTATACTTACCCGTAACTGTGGGTCCTCCCACTGTGGCCGTAGCGAACGCAATAGCTGGCGCACTTGTGCTTGTGCCTGCTCCTCCCGCGCGCATTTAATCATGACATTCATGCGATAACGATCTTTGATACGGGGGATTGGAGCAGGAACAGGTCCTAGTACTTGCGTCTGTTCCGGTAATTTATTGCCAAATGTCTGCACCGTCTGCTGTGCGTGTTTTAATACAACCAGTTGATCTGGATGGCTAAATAAGAGAGTAAATAAGCCACAAAAAGGCGGGTATCGATGTGTCTTACGTGTTAGGCATTCCTCTCGATAAAATGATTCTACTTCGTACTGAGAAGCTAATTCAATACTATAGTGATCCGGCGTATACGTTTGTACAACGACCTCTCCAGGAGCTTCATGTCGTCCCGCGCGTCCACTCACTTGCGTGAGCAATTGATACGTACGCTCTGCCGCCTGATAATGAGGTAAACGTAACATCGTATCGGCAGCAATCACCCCCACCAGTGTCACCCGTGGGAAGTCAAGTCCTTTCGCAATCATCTGAGTTCCCAATAGCACATCCGCTTCTCCATTGCCAAAGCGAGTCAACAACCGTTCGTGCGCTCCTTTGCGACTGGTAGTATCCACGTCCATGCGAATCACACGCAAACCGGGAAAGCGTTTCGCTAGCTCCGCTTCCACACGTTGGGTTCCAGTGCCGAAGTAACGAATGTGTTCACTTGCACAATCAGGACATGAAGAAGGGACGGGTGCTTCATGCCCACAGTAATGGCAGCGTAAGCTCTGATTTGTATGATGATAGGTAAGTGATATATCACAGTTAGGACACTCCACAACCTTGCCACAGTCACGGCACATGACAAACGTAGAGTAACCACGGCGATTGAGGAAAAAAACAGCTTGTTCCCCCCGCTCCACACAACGAGTTAATTTTTCACTCAACGTACGACTAAACATGGAGCGATTCCCCTGCCGTAATTCTTCTCTCATATCTGCAATATGAACGGGGGGAAAGGGTCGACCGTGGACGCGCTCGTGTAGTTGCACCCACTCATATTTCCCTACACGTGCATCAAAATAAGTAGCCACAGCTGGTGTAGCCGTACCTAGCACCACGACCGCCTGATGTTCTGCCGCCCGTGTTAATGCCGCTTCACGCGCATGATAGCGCGGATTTTCTTCCTGCTGATATGAACTCTCATGCTCCTCGTCGATTATGACCAAGCCAATCTTCTCAAAAGGAGCAAAAATAGCAGACCGCGCTCCAATCGCCACTTCTACTTCACCTGCACGAATTTTACGCCACTCATCATACCGCTCCCCATTGGACAATCCACTGTGAAGTACAGCCACTCGCGCACCAAACCGACTTTTAAAGCGACTCACCATCTGTGGTGTCAGCGAAATCTCGGGTACGAGCACAATCGCTTCCCGCCCTTGTTGCAGACACTGCTCGATTGCTTGTAAATAAATTTCTGTTTTCCCGCTTCCAGTTACGCCCTGTAACAAAATTGAGTGCGTCCGATACTCTTTAAGTGGCGTAATAATCGCCTCAAAAGCTGATTGCTGCTCTGCTGTGAGCGCTAGTGGAGTACTAGGCGCAAACGAACGTCCCTCATAGGGATCACGTTTTTCCTCCCGCTCTTCTGTCACTAACCACCCTTTATCCACCAAACTTTTAATCGACGACCGATTCAACTCAAGCGTCGTAAGTAATGAGGTTAATGGTATTTCTGCTGGATGTTCATAAAAAAACTGCAGTATTTCTCGTTGCCGTGCCGCTTGTACAGGCAATTCTTCTATTGCGGTAGCAAGATTTGTGCGATCCAGCGCTGGCTTTAGCCAGGTTACTTTCTTCTTTGTAATCCGATCACTCACTTCATCACTTAAGATAAACCAACCTGCTCGCACCCACTGCCGCAACTGCTTTTCTGTAACCCCTCCCTGTTTTAATGCCTCATCCTGTTTGATCACTTCTTTTTTTAGAAGCAACTGCAATAACGGACGAGCCGCTGCTGGATACGCTTGAGGCTCCTTTAAAGAGACTCCACTAGAGAGGGGAAGACGAACCACACGTTCATATTTTCCTTTTAAGACAGCTGGCACCATTGCATGGAGTGCCATTATCGTCGGACACAGATACTTTTCTGCCATCCAATGCGCCAATCGTACCAATTCTGGAGTAAGTGGGGGAGTAACATCCATAACATGTGCGATCGCTTTTAGTTTTTTTACTTCAGAGTGGTGCGAAATTGAGACAACATACCCCAGTAATTGTCGCCTCCCAAAAGGCACGTGGACTCGAGAGCCTACCTGAACATCCATCTTCAATTCTTCGGGAATGATGTAATCAAAAGGACGATCTGTCTGATTGGTTGGGACATCAACAATTACAGAAGCGATCCGTTCTTCTTCCCTCATAAAAGTCGTTCACCAATCAACTCGATGAGAGAATGCGCCAGCCTTTCCTTTTCCATCTTAGGAAAGGCAGCAACCTCACCACCACGATCATATATCGTTACCGTGTTATAATCGGACTCAAAACCCGAATCAGGTACATTTACAGGATTGGCTACAATTAAGTCCATGTTTTTACGCTCCAGTTTCCCTAGTGCATAGTGGGCGACATCGTCAGTCTCAGCTGCAAACCCAACAAAAAATGGTTTTTTCTTCTGTTCTCCGATCAGTTGTGCGATATCTTCCGTTCGCTCCATCCGTATGATCAGTTCATCGCTCTTTTTCTTCAATTTATGATCATGCACTTCTATGGGTCGATAATCTGCGACTGCCGCCGCTTTAATAACAATATCCACTTGCGGGATTTCGCGTAGAACCGCTTCTTTCATCTCTGCTGCCGAACCAACATCAATGCGCAAAACCCCGTCAGGCGTGGTCAAAGACGTTGGGCCGCTTACCAACAGCACCTCTGCCCCAGCTTGACGAGCCGCCTGTGCCAGCGCATACCCCATTTTACCGGAAGAGTAGTTCGTAAAGTAACGAACAGGATCGACCGGTTCACGAGTGGGCCCTGCGGTGATCAACACGCGTTTCCCTTGAAGAAGTGGACGCTGGAAGAACGATTCTACCCGAGCGAAGATCTCCTCCGGTTCTGCCATGCGCCCTTTTCCCACATAGCCACACGCAAGCTGCCCCTCCTCTGGTTCCACTAGATGTACACCCATGCTGAGCACTTTCTTTCGATTTTCTTCCACGGCCGGGTGTGTATACATCTTCCCATTCATCGCAGGAGCGAGTAGTATCGGGGCACGTGTAGCTAATAGGGTAGCAGATAACATATCGTCTGCCATCCCGTTTGCAATTTTGGCCAACAGATGTGCGGTAGCAGGGGCAACGACAATTAAATCGGCTTCATCCGCCAGATCAATATGTGCCACCCCATCAGGATTGCGCTCTTCAAATATATCGGTAAATACCTCGTGATGAGATAATGCCTGAAAAGTGAGTGGAGTCACAAATTGGGTTGCCCCGCGCGACATAATCACACGCACCTCTGCCCCGGCCTGTGCCAGTTTACTTACCAATGAAGCAGACTTAAAGGCGGCAATTCCTCCTGTAACTCCGACGACAATCTTTTTCCCCTGCATCTTCATCCCTTCCTCCCTCAATAAGATAAAAAATAACAACCTGGAGGTTGTTATTTTTTATCAGGATCTGTGTTTCGTACGGGATCAATTGCGCCACTTACTAGCTCTTCTAGCGCTACGCCTACATATTTGTTGGAATATGGCTTCACTTTCGGGGTGGAGCCTTCCAACAATTTGCGTGCCCGCTTGGAGGCAAGTGAGACAAGGGTATACTTACTATCTGCTTTCGTCATTAGCTCATCAATCGATGGATATAGCATCTTTTCATTCTCCCAACCTGCTGATATTCTTCCTGATTTACGTAGTGGTACCCGTTAAATGACCAGTCGATCCACACGACAACTCTCGGCAGTCATAATCGCTTCAATCGCGTGACAAGCATTTTCCACCCGATCATTTACTACCGCATAATCGTACTGCTGCACTTGATTCATCTCTCCCCGTGCAGCTTCCAGCCGATGAGTCAATCCTTCCTCATCTTCTGTTCCTCTACCTTGAATGCGTTCCCGCAACGTATCGAGCGAGGGAGGCATTAAAAAGATAAAAACTGCATCTGGAAATTTTTCTTTCACTTGGAGTGCACCCTGCACCTCTATTTCAAGCAAAACATTTTCCCCTTGTGCCAACCTTTCTTCGACAAAGCGTCGTGGAGTCCCATAATAGTTCCCCACATATTCAGCCCATTCCAATACGTCGTCATGACGAATCATTTCTTCGAATTGTGCACGGCTTTTAAAAAAGTAGTTTACCCCTTCCTTCTCCCCAGCACGCGGAACACGTGTTGTTGCGGAAATGGAAAGCGTCAGCTCCGGCATATGTTCACGCAAAGCCGCACACACCGTGCCTTTGCCTGCTCCAGACGGACCTGACAAAACAAATAGTATCCCTCTTTTTTCCTGATGCAACAAAAAACCAACCCTTTCTACCCAACCAGCCTGTATCCTATAACCCATTCATGTCTCAACTAGAAATAATCGTTTTGTTTGAGTTCTTTCACACACCTTACCATTATAACCTCATTACTCAATGTTTTGCACTTGTTCTCGCATTTTTTCCAAGATACTCTTCGCTTCTACCACCAATTCCCCCAACTCGGCATCATTTGCTTTAGAGCCGATGGTGTTTACTTCCCGATTCATTTCCTGTACAAGAAAATCTAAGCGTCGTCCGACTGGGCTCCCGGCATTCATTTGCTTGGCAAACTGATCGACATGACTCCGCAGCCTTGTCAATTCCTCACTTATATCTGCTCGTTCGACCAATAGGGCAACTTCTGTCACGAGACGACTCCTATCCAGTTCATAGTCGCCAAGTTCCTCAGCTAAACGTTTCTCGATGCGATTACGATATTCCTTTTCTACCTTGGGAGTACGCGTTACCATCTTCCCCATGCATTCGCGTAACTGAGCTTGGTATGCCTCTAGTTCCTCCTGCAATACCCTCCCCTCTTGTATTCGTGACTGCTGCAGTGAAGTTAATGCCGCTCGCACTGCCGCAACCATCGGAGTACGATGCTCCTCAGGATGCGCCAGATTCTCTTTAATTGACCATACTCCGGGCAATGCAAGCCATTGCGCTGGAGTTAACCTTTTCTCCCCCTCGGATGGGAGGCGCGAAAGTTGTGTTTGAATCGATCGCACCAAATCCCAGTCAAATACCGCTTCTTGTGGCGCAGCCGTCCCGCCCTGAAGAGCGATCGTCACATCTAGGTGCCCCCGATTAATGATCTGTTTAATCTCTTTCTTTACACCTTCTTCTAATGCGAGCCACCCCTGAGGAAGACGAATCTTCACGTCGAGATAGCGGTGGTTTACTGCGCGAATCTCCACCCTATACTGG
This sequence is a window from Mechercharimyces sp. CAU 1602. Protein-coding genes within it:
- the def gene encoding peptide deformylase, which translates into the protein MAIRRIVQYPDPILKKKAKHVTKFHDRLHKLLDDMADTMYDAPGVGLAGPQVAILKRVIVVDIGDGLIEAVNPELYDMEGEQILPPEGCLSIPRLLGNVRRAERLTLKAQDRYGEPFELEADGYLARALQHEVDHLNGILFIDIAENVFEPEEG
- the priA gene encoding primosomal protein N' — translated: MREEERIASVIVDVPTNQTDRPFDYIIPEELKMDVQVGSRVHVPFGRRQLLGYVVSISHHSEVKKLKAIAHVMDVTPPLTPELVRLAHWMAEKYLCPTIMALHAMVPAVLKGKYERVVRLPLSSGVSLKEPQAYPAAARPLLQLLLKKEVIKQDEALKQGGVTEKQLRQWVRAGWFILSDEVSDRITKKKVTWLKPALDRTNLATAIEELPVQAARQREILQFFYEHPAEIPLTSLLTTLELNRSSIKSLVDKGWLVTEEREEKRDPYEGRSFAPSTPLALTAEQQSAFEAIITPLKEYRTHSILLQGVTGSGKTEIYLQAIEQCLQQGREAIVLVPEISLTPQMVSRFKSRFGARVAVLHSGLSNGERYDEWRKIRAGEVEVAIGARSAIFAPFEKIGLVIIDEEHESSYQQEENPRYHAREAALTRAAEHQAVVVLGTATPAVATYFDARVGKYEWVQLHERVHGRPFPPVHIADMREELRQGNRSMFSRTLSEKLTRCVERGEQAVFFLNRRGYSTFVMCRDCGKVVECPNCDISLTYHHTNQSLRCHYCGHEAPVPSSCPDCASEHIRYFGTGTQRVEAELAKRFPGLRVIRMDVDTTSRKGAHERLLTRFGNGEADVLLGTQMIAKGLDFPRVTLVGVIAADTMLRLPHYQAAERTYQLLTQVSGRAGRHEAPGEVVVQTYTPDHYSIELASQYEVESFYREECLTRKTHRYPPFCGLFTLLFSHPDQLVVLKHAQQTVQTFGNKLPEQTQVLGPVPAPIPRIKDRYRMNVMIKCAREEQAQAQVRQLLRSLRPQWEDPQLRVSIEYQQ
- the coaBC gene encoding bifunctional phosphopantothenoylcysteine decarboxylase/phosphopantothenate--cysteine ligase CoaBC, with product MKMQGKKIVVGVTGGIAAFKSASLVSKLAQAGAEVRVIMSRGATQFVTPLTFQALSHHEVFTDIFEERNPDGVAHIDLADEADLIVVAPATAHLLAKIANGMADDMLSATLLATRAPILLAPAMNGKMYTHPAVEENRKKVLSMGVHLVEPEEGQLACGYVGKGRMAEPEEIFARVESFFQRPLLQGKRVLITAGPTREPVDPVRYFTNYSSGKMGYALAQAARQAGAEVLLVSGPTSLTTPDGVLRIDVGSAAEMKEAVLREIPQVDIVIKAAAVADYRPIEVHDHKLKKKSDELIIRMERTEDIAQLIGEQKKKPFFVGFAAETDDVAHYALGKLERKNMDLIVANPVNVPDSGFESDYNTVTIYDRGGEVAAFPKMEKERLAHSLIELIGERLL
- the gmk gene encoding guanylate kinase, which translates into the protein MLHQEKRGILFVLSGPSGAGKGTVCAALREHMPELTLSISATTRVPRAGEKEGVNYFFKSRAQFEEMIRHDDVLEWAEYVGNYYGTPRRFVEERLAQGENVLLEIEVQGALQVKEKFPDAVFIFLMPPSLDTLRERIQGRGTEDEEGLTHRLEAARGEMNQVQQYDYAVVNDRVENACHAIEAIMTAESCRVDRLVI
- a CDS encoding YicC/YloC family endoribonuclease, which produces MDTGIICSMTGYGHGESTTEDHQYRVEIRAVNHRYLDVKIRLPQGWLALEEGVKKEIKQIINRGHLDVTIALQGGTAAPQEAVFDWDLVRSIQTQLSRLPSEGEKRLTPAQWLALPGVWSIKENLAHPEEHRTPMVAAVRAALTSLQQSRIQEGRVLQEELEAYQAQLRECMGKMVTRTPKVEKEYRNRIEKRLAEELGDYELDRSRLVTEVALLVERADISEELTRLRSHVDQFAKQMNAGSPVGRRLDFLVQEMNREVNTIGSKANDAELGELVVEAKSILEKMREQVQNIE
- the rpoZ gene encoding DNA-directed RNA polymerase subunit omega, with protein sequence MLYPSIDELMTKADSKYTLVSLASKRARKLLEGSTPKVKPYSNKYVGVALEELVSGAIDPVRNTDPDKK